A genomic segment from Diospyros lotus cultivar Yz01 chromosome 5, ASM1463336v1, whole genome shotgun sequence encodes:
- the LOC127801430 gene encoding uncharacterized protein LOC127801430 isoform X5 has product MDLHQSNGHTVAILPLPPPPVDDEGMTSQWESLGSDSPSTFPISGIFSPPNTCNSHPGNLNSPPPACKVNSLCFSCQQAGHWARKCPNRTPTARRQLHFGPPSSPPSAGPSPVVYCPCGGGICNVKVSRKPRSSGRKFYSCPLYPANSCKFFKWYDELSSDDLTYDVPTCECGAGPCHVYRESDGPNAGRKFFVCPIKKCLDESKHSSTDRVLVVSVDWDRVLVISDDWWVLLIVIQMMVLLLPRTAMKIALQIVTSLWKRIFQRKTTSKDRVLVVSVDLWMLLIVIQTKEIGSSVVNCLERAPKFGIIFEPPRKDRIPLVDSQGREDTSDEPLRNRYKRLRCGNLKSDGFALNITSDGWDVSKSKPKVPTMVKALRTSVLTLEPSRPQKRLFLGQISPAGSSLTGASSTSLCYNSPALRSLRVPVTWNYLESAVHQILGFQFGGSDCQLLFPPSRSLTIPSPKPFFCSGISPSFDPIWDPQDVNVSNAEAAAIVPYSQSSAEPNKQSLLLEQPSKTLQGNKITEPIEETFQNAAKQIQNKLLTVLELTDFRDHKTMASDASSVFRALDGLLVDYQPFKQLVMEFVGTAASLAEAELSIQEDNTLQQVVDKYNCQKQHLENISHLHAETAAALEASTEHLESLRKEVVLVKAMLCRIEEKLLSCEAENVEILYRLEEVNEDKLKSQQRLLVAAAEVEEARKLVQKRDAAEASFKAAKLQLQQSFNES; this is encoded by the exons ATGGATCTCCATCAAAGCAACGGCCACACTGTCGCTATTTTGCCTCTTCCACCACCACCGGTCGACGACGAAGGCATGACGTCCCAGTGGGAAAGCTTGGGATCGGACTCCCCTTCAACTTTTCCGATTTCTGGCATATTTTCTCCTCCCAACACTTGCAATTCCCACCCTGGAAACCTGAACTCTCCGCCGCCTGCTTGTAAAGTCAATAGCCTTTGTTTCTCCTGCCAGCAAGCAGGCCACTGGGCCAGAAAGTGCCCCAACAGAACCCCAACAGCGAGGAGGCAACTCCATTTTGGCCCGCCATCGTCGCCTCCCTCTGCTGGTCCTTCGCCCGTTGTTTACTGCCCGTGCGGCGGCGGAATCTGCAACGTGAAGGTCTCTCGGAAGCCCAGAAGCTCTGGCCGCAAGTTCTACTCCTGCCCGCTCTACCCC GCGAACAGTTGTAAGTTTTTCAAGTGGTATGACGAGTTGAGTAGTGATGATCTAACGTACGATGTTCCGACCTGCGAGTGTGGGGCTGGACCTTGTCATGTTTATCGGGAAAGTGATGGACCCAATGCCGGTCGGAAGTTCTTTGTCTGCCCCATCAAGAAG TGTTTGGATGAAAGCAAACATTCTTCCACGGACAGGGTGCTTGTGGTTTCAGTTGATTG GGACAGGGTGCTTGTGATTTCAGACGATTGGTGGGTGTTACTGATAGTCATTCAAATGATGGTACTACTACTCCCACGAactgccatgaagatagctCTGCAAATAGTGACTTCGTTGTGGAAAAGgatttttcaaaggaaaacaaCTTCCAAGGACAGGGTGCTTGTGGTTTCAGTCGATCTGTGGATGCTACTGATTGTCATCCAGACGAAG GAGATCGGATCATCTGTGGTGAACTGTCTCGAGCGTGCCCCGAAGTTTGGAATTATTTTTGAACCACCTAGGAAAGACAGAATTCCACTGGTGGATTCCCAGGGAAGAGAAGACACATCCGATGAACCTTTGCGCAATCGTTATAAACGCTTACGATGTGGGAATCTTAAATCTGATGGCTTCGCTCTTAACATCACTAGTGATGGCTGGGATGTGTCAAAATCAAAGCCAAAGGTCCCGACAATGGTAAAAGCACTCCGAACCTCTGTGCTGACACTCGAGCCTTCACGTCCTCAGAAAAGACTCTTTCTTGGGCAGATTTCTCCTGCTGGATCTTCTTTAACAGGAG CTTCTTCCACTTCTCTGTGCTATAATTCTCCTGCCCTGCGTAGCCTCAGGGTTCCGGTGACATGGAATTATTTGGAGTCCGCCGTCCATCAAATTTTAGGCTTTCAATTCGGAGGCTCGGACTGCCAGCTTCTGTTTCCTCCATCTAGGAGCCTAACTATTCCCTCACCTAAGCCCTTCTTTTGCT CAGGCATCTCTCCTTCCTTCGATCCAATTTGGGACCCCCAAGATGTCAATGTATCGAATGCTGAAGCCGCGGCCATTGTGCCATACAGTCAGTCATCAGCTGAACCCAACAAGCAATCTCTTCTGCTTGAGCAGCCTTCCAAAACGTTACAAGGAAACAAAATCACAGAACCAATCGAAGAGACATTCCAGAATGCTGCAAAGCAAATCCAGAACAAGCTTCTCACTGTCTTAGAGTTGACAGATTTTCGTGACCACAAGACCATGGCCAGTGATGCCAGTTCAGTTTTCAGGGCTCTAGATGGTTTGCTTGTTGATTATCAACCCTTCAAACAACTAGTAATGGAATTTGTTGGCACTGCGGCATCACTTGCAGAAGCCGAACTGTCGATTCAAGAAGACAACACTCTGCAGCAGGTAGTTGACAAATACAACTGCCAAAAACAACACTTGGAAAACATTTCTCATCTTCACGCGGAGACTGCTGCTGCTCTGGAAGCTTCAACCGAGCACCTTGAATCTCTCAGAAAAGAGGTTGTCTTGGTCAAGGCCATGCTCTGTCGCATAGAGGAGAAGCTGTTATCCTGCGAGGCTGAGAATGTAGAAATCCTGTATCGCTTGGAGGAAGTCAATGAAGACAAGCTGAAATCTCAACAAAGACTTCTAGTTGCAGCTGCGGAGGTGGAAGAAGCACGAAAACTTGTTCAAAAGAGGGATGCTGCAGAGGCTTCTTTCAAGGCTGCAAAACTCCAACTCCAACAATCATTTAATGAATCTTAG
- the LOC127801430 gene encoding uncharacterized protein LOC127801430 isoform X4 yields MDLHQSNGHTVAILPLPPPPVDDEGMTSQWESLGSDSPSTFPISGIFSPPNTCNSHPGNLNSPPPACKVNSLCFSCQQAGHWARKCPNRTPTARRQLHFGPPSSPPSAGPSPVVYCPCGGGICNVKVSRKPRSSGRKFYSCPLYPANSCKFFKWYDELSSDDLTYDVPTCECGAGPCHVYRESDGPNAGRKFFVCPIKKGQGACDFRRLVGVTDSHSNDGTTTPTNCHEDSSANSDFVVEKDFSKENNFQGQGACGFSRSVDATDCHPDEGATSSQSTLNNCHKNSSANSVSIVGGDFTCQVQEIGSSVVNCLERAPKFGIIFEPPRKDRIPLVDSQGREDTSDEPLRNRYKRLRCGNLKSDGFALNITSDGWDVSKSKPKVPTMVKALRTSVLTLEPSRPQKRLFLGQISPAGSSLTGASSTSLCYNSPALRSLRVPVTWNYLESAVHQILGFQFGGSDCQLLFPPSRSLTIPSPKPFFCSGISPSFDPIWDPQDVNVSNAEAAAIVPYSQSSAEPNKQSLLLEQPSKTLQGNKITEPIEETFQNAAKQIQNKLLTVLELTDFRDHKTMASDASSVFRALDGLLVDYQPFKQLVMEFVGTAASLAEAELSIQEDNTLQQVVDKYNCQKQHLENISHLHAETAAALEASTEHLESLRKEVVLVKAMLCRIEEKLLSCEAENVEILYRLEEVNEDKLKSQQRLLVAAAEVEEARKLVQKRDAAEASFKAAKLQLQQSFNES; encoded by the exons ATGGATCTCCATCAAAGCAACGGCCACACTGTCGCTATTTTGCCTCTTCCACCACCACCGGTCGACGACGAAGGCATGACGTCCCAGTGGGAAAGCTTGGGATCGGACTCCCCTTCAACTTTTCCGATTTCTGGCATATTTTCTCCTCCCAACACTTGCAATTCCCACCCTGGAAACCTGAACTCTCCGCCGCCTGCTTGTAAAGTCAATAGCCTTTGTTTCTCCTGCCAGCAAGCAGGCCACTGGGCCAGAAAGTGCCCCAACAGAACCCCAACAGCGAGGAGGCAACTCCATTTTGGCCCGCCATCGTCGCCTCCCTCTGCTGGTCCTTCGCCCGTTGTTTACTGCCCGTGCGGCGGCGGAATCTGCAACGTGAAGGTCTCTCGGAAGCCCAGAAGCTCTGGCCGCAAGTTCTACTCCTGCCCGCTCTACCCC GCGAACAGTTGTAAGTTTTTCAAGTGGTATGACGAGTTGAGTAGTGATGATCTAACGTACGATGTTCCGACCTGCGAGTGTGGGGCTGGACCTTGTCATGTTTATCGGGAAAGTGATGGACCCAATGCCGGTCGGAAGTTCTTTGTCTGCCCCATCAAGAAG GGACAGGGTGCTTGTGATTTCAGACGATTGGTGGGTGTTACTGATAGTCATTCAAATGATGGTACTACTACTCCCACGAactgccatgaagatagctCTGCAAATAGTGACTTCGTTGTGGAAAAGgatttttcaaaggaaaacaaCTTCCAAGGACAGGGTGCTTGTGGTTTCAGTCGATCTGTGGATGCTACTGATTGTCATCCAGACGAAGGTGCCACTTCTTCCCAGTCTACATTGAACAACTGCCATAAAAATAGCTCTGCAAATAGTGTCTCCATCGTGGGAGGGGATTTTACCTGTCAAGTACAGGAGATCGGATCATCTGTGGTGAACTGTCTCGAGCGTGCCCCGAAGTTTGGAATTATTTTTGAACCACCTAGGAAAGACAGAATTCCACTGGTGGATTCCCAGGGAAGAGAAGACACATCCGATGAACCTTTGCGCAATCGTTATAAACGCTTACGATGTGGGAATCTTAAATCTGATGGCTTCGCTCTTAACATCACTAGTGATGGCTGGGATGTGTCAAAATCAAAGCCAAAGGTCCCGACAATGGTAAAAGCACTCCGAACCTCTGTGCTGACACTCGAGCCTTCACGTCCTCAGAAAAGACTCTTTCTTGGGCAGATTTCTCCTGCTGGATCTTCTTTAACAGGAG CTTCTTCCACTTCTCTGTGCTATAATTCTCCTGCCCTGCGTAGCCTCAGGGTTCCGGTGACATGGAATTATTTGGAGTCCGCCGTCCATCAAATTTTAGGCTTTCAATTCGGAGGCTCGGACTGCCAGCTTCTGTTTCCTCCATCTAGGAGCCTAACTATTCCCTCACCTAAGCCCTTCTTTTGCT CAGGCATCTCTCCTTCCTTCGATCCAATTTGGGACCCCCAAGATGTCAATGTATCGAATGCTGAAGCCGCGGCCATTGTGCCATACAGTCAGTCATCAGCTGAACCCAACAAGCAATCTCTTCTGCTTGAGCAGCCTTCCAAAACGTTACAAGGAAACAAAATCACAGAACCAATCGAAGAGACATTCCAGAATGCTGCAAAGCAAATCCAGAACAAGCTTCTCACTGTCTTAGAGTTGACAGATTTTCGTGACCACAAGACCATGGCCAGTGATGCCAGTTCAGTTTTCAGGGCTCTAGATGGTTTGCTTGTTGATTATCAACCCTTCAAACAACTAGTAATGGAATTTGTTGGCACTGCGGCATCACTTGCAGAAGCCGAACTGTCGATTCAAGAAGACAACACTCTGCAGCAGGTAGTTGACAAATACAACTGCCAAAAACAACACTTGGAAAACATTTCTCATCTTCACGCGGAGACTGCTGCTGCTCTGGAAGCTTCAACCGAGCACCTTGAATCTCTCAGAAAAGAGGTTGTCTTGGTCAAGGCCATGCTCTGTCGCATAGAGGAGAAGCTGTTATCCTGCGAGGCTGAGAATGTAGAAATCCTGTATCGCTTGGAGGAAGTCAATGAAGACAAGCTGAAATCTCAACAAAGACTTCTAGTTGCAGCTGCGGAGGTGGAAGAAGCACGAAAACTTGTTCAAAAGAGGGATGCTGCAGAGGCTTCTTTCAAGGCTGCAAAACTCCAACTCCAACAATCATTTAATGAATCTTAG